From Hyalangium minutum, the proteins below share one genomic window:
- a CDS encoding phospholipase D-like domain-containing protein, with product MGRGRRWAVALAAAIVWVGCVSCSRNKEQSQPFYLRSGVSSRGPEFATALYQTVSTRMVPGNHLRWANNGAVFDVMEEELSRARSSINIVLFIWRKGQASERILSVLTERARAGVSCRVLVDPLGSGPFEKDIKPRLEAAGCHAHLFRPLPADENLARNHRKIIVVDGRVAITGGLAIQDEWLGDARNEKEWRDTNVRVEGPVVAQLQQAFAENWQERTGELLPASDFPALGTSEPSLDDARDGWGGFVASTANPELTRAERLTQLMARAAHKRLWIAQAYFTPNEPLTALLVEQARAGVDVRVLAPGDKNDHTSITLAQRATYDTLLAAGVRIWEYQPSMMHAKTMLVDDRLVLVGSINYDALSFNLLEEGSLVLEDQEAARGMEAFFLEDLKHATEVKAR from the coding sequence ATGGGACGAGGGCGAAGGTGGGCGGTGGCCCTGGCAGCGGCCATCGTGTGGGTGGGGTGCGTCTCGTGTAGCCGCAACAAGGAGCAGTCGCAGCCCTTCTATCTGCGCTCGGGGGTGAGCTCGCGGGGCCCGGAGTTCGCCACGGCGCTCTACCAGACGGTGAGCACGCGCATGGTGCCGGGCAACCACCTGCGCTGGGCCAACAACGGCGCGGTCTTCGACGTGATGGAGGAAGAGCTGTCCCGCGCACGCTCCTCCATCAACATCGTCCTGTTCATCTGGCGCAAGGGACAGGCCTCCGAGCGGATCCTCTCCGTGCTCACCGAGCGCGCCCGGGCGGGTGTGTCCTGCCGGGTGCTGGTGGATCCCCTGGGGAGCGGGCCCTTCGAGAAAGACATCAAGCCGAGGCTGGAGGCTGCCGGGTGCCACGCGCACCTCTTCCGCCCGCTGCCCGCGGACGAGAACCTGGCGCGCAACCACCGCAAGATCATCGTCGTGGACGGCCGGGTGGCCATCACCGGGGGCCTGGCCATCCAGGACGAGTGGCTGGGAGATGCGCGCAACGAGAAGGAGTGGCGCGATACCAATGTGCGGGTGGAAGGTCCCGTGGTGGCGCAGCTCCAGCAGGCCTTCGCGGAGAATTGGCAGGAGCGCACCGGCGAGCTGTTGCCCGCCAGTGACTTCCCCGCGCTGGGCACCTCCGAGCCCAGCCTGGACGATGCGCGGGACGGCTGGGGCGGCTTCGTCGCCAGCACCGCCAACCCCGAGCTCACCCGCGCCGAGCGCCTCACGCAGCTGATGGCGCGCGCGGCGCACAAGCGGCTGTGGATCGCGCAGGCCTACTTCACGCCCAACGAGCCCCTCACCGCGCTGCTGGTGGAGCAGGCCCGCGCGGGGGTGGACGTCCGGGTGCTGGCGCCTGGGGACAAGAACGACCACACGTCCATCACCCTGGCGCAGCGGGCCACCTACGACACGCTGCTGGCCGCGGGCGTGCGCATCTGGGAGTACCAACCGTCCATGATGCACGCCAAGACGATGCTGGTGGATGACCGGCTGGTGCTGGTGGGCTCCATCAACTACGACGCGCTGTCCTTCAACCTTCTCGAGGAGGGTTCGCTGGTGCTCGAGGATCAGGAGGCCGCGCGGGGCATGGAGGCGTTCTTCCTGGAGGACCTGAAGCA